Proteins encoded by one window of Cylindrospermum stagnale PCC 7417:
- a CDS encoding YcaO-like family protein: MWQNLTAPKLNLDGTFRTEEPDSTWERLQKLLPAFGITRVADITGLDCIGIPVAQAIRPNGKGFSGSQGKGISLLLAMISAVMESVESYHAENLREPEMVASYEEICRNHQAIDPRVLEPGKRSPFYHPTKPLDWICGTDLFTNQPVYVPQAYLDLDTTTENRDTHLFSASSNGLASGNHLLEALAHGLFEVIEREAEWRWWHLPLEQRINCLVDSQSINSPLLQSLLNQVQLAGATAVITDLTLTVGIPTYKCLISDRENWHHRPTALGWGCHSAKEIALARAITEAAQSRVTMIAGSRDDINLDTYALGQVKLPGSPALNSSSKRAIATRIDFETQPELALTSNFAAEIQQILNCLSAQGFNQAVFVNHTRSEFDIPVVHVVVPGMHLPTSL; this comes from the coding sequence ATGTGGCAAAATCTGACTGCTCCTAAGCTGAATCTTGATGGTACGTTTCGGACTGAAGAACCCGATTCCACTTGGGAGCGGCTACAAAAACTTCTACCTGCTTTCGGCATTACGCGTGTTGCAGACATTACTGGGCTTGACTGCATTGGTATTCCTGTTGCTCAAGCAATTCGCCCTAATGGCAAAGGCTTTTCCGGTTCTCAAGGCAAGGGAATTTCACTGCTGTTGGCAATGATTTCAGCGGTGATGGAATCTGTTGAGTCTTATCACGCAGAAAACTTAAGAGAGCCAGAGATGGTTGCCTCATATGAAGAAATTTGTCGAAATCACCAGGCGATTGATCCTAGAGTTTTAGAGCCTGGTAAGCGATCGCCATTTTATCATCCGACTAAACCGTTAGATTGGATTTGTGGGACTGATTTATTTACGAATCAACCCGTTTATGTACCTCAAGCATATCTTGATTTAGACACCACCACTGAAAACCGTGATACTCATCTCTTCAGCGCTTCTAGCAATGGACTAGCCTCAGGAAACCATTTGCTGGAGGCTCTAGCACATGGATTGTTTGAAGTCATTGAGCGCGAAGCCGAATGGCGTTGGTGGCACCTCCCCCTAGAGCAAAGAATTAACTGTTTAGTTGATAGTCAGAGCATCAACTCTCCGCTGTTGCAATCTTTACTCAATCAAGTTCAACTTGCCGGGGCAACAGCCGTGATTACTGATTTAACCTTAACTGTGGGGATACCTACCTATAAATGCTTAATTAGCGATCGCGAAAATTGGCATCATCGTCCTACAGCCCTGGGGTGGGGATGCCACAGTGCCAAAGAGATTGCCTTAGCACGAGCGATTACCGAAGCGGCTCAGTCGCGGGTGACGATGATTGCAGGCAGTCGGGATGATATTAATTTAGACACCTATGCCCTTGGACAAGTCAAGTTACCGGGTAGCCCAGCCCTGAATTCTAGCAGCAAAAGAGCGATCGCTACCCGCATAGATTTTGAAACTCAGCCTGAGTTGGCCCTTACCTCAAACTTTGCCGCAGAAATTCAACAAATTCTCAATTGTTTGAGCGCTCAAGGGTTTAACCAAGCCGTCTTTGTCAATCATACGCGATCGGAGTTTGACATTCCCGTGGTGCATGTCGTTGTACCTGGAATGCATCTCCCTACGTCTTTGTAA